CATCACCGTCTGTTCTGTGCAGGTGGTACCATGGGCACCTCTCTGGGCGAGACGCAGAGAAGCTGCTCACAGACAAAGGCAAAGCTGGTAGCTTCCTGGTACGGGAGAGCCAAAGTAAACCGGGCGACTTCGTCCTCTCAGTTCTCACCAATGAGGAGAAGCACGAGAACGTGGACCGCAAGACAAAGGTCACCCACGTTATGATACGCTTCCAGGTGAGGTAACTCAGACCACCTCAGCAGCATACTGTTGGTGTTTTGAGTCATGTATTTTTAGGCAGgtcatgatttatttttgcactgTAGGAACTCCTCAGACCAGCTGTTAAGGCTGCGACACGCCAAGCAGATTATCTAACGACTAATACAGAAAGTACTTGCTAGTTTGCCGTTGGCTGTAGTCTCTGCGGTGTGTTCAAATGCCACTTTTTGACCAAGACGGAGGCAACGTGAGCCGACGCAACAGTCTTCTCTAGTTCTTAGCGGTCTGTTCGGTGTGTCTGAGCCTTCACTGTTGTTGAACTGCTGATGTTTGCCTCCAGCAGGACGGAAAATACGACGTGGGCGGCGGCGAGAGGTTCGACACCCTGGCTGACCTGGTGGATCACTACAAGAAGAACCCCATGGTGGAGAAAAGTGGCATCGTGGTGCACCTGAAACAGGTATGGAAGAGAAACTACCAAAGGCATCCAGCCCTCTTCATGGATAGTGTTGTTGGTGATTGAATCAAACCAcataaaaatgctgttttcacaaATCTGTTCACATCTTGTTTTGCCCTGTTGACTATTTCAATTTCCGTGTCCCAACTTAACAGCCCTTTAACGCCACGAGGATAAATGCAGCCAACATTGAGAACCGGGTACGAGAGCTCAACAAAGTAGCAGACAACTCTGAGAAACCCAAACAAGGATTCTGGGAGGAATTTGAGGTGCGTAGCCTCAAAACTGAACAGaataatagaaaaatacatCGGAGTTGATATTACTGATCATTTGGTAGCTCCAGTCACTTTAAAGGCTCTGTGGTGTTCGATGAGGCTCCGGATGACTCCAGTCAAATGTACGAGAAATAATTGGGAAAAGTGAGCCATGTAAATGACTCTTTTGAGTGCCATGTGCCCTGCGAACAGTGTTGGCTGTTGTGAAGTGTTTTGAGGATGAGGTGTTCTTGCACAACACACCCCATGTAAAgcagatttttttatttcacttttgaaATCCAACGTTGATGGTTTTCTGGCTTTATGTAGTAGCACAGAGTATACACAGTGTACCAgtcatttgtcatttaaatgtcatgCAAAATGTCATCATATACTGTGTTGTTCCATGACTTATTTATTCAGCCGTCTTGCGTCTATTTGTGTAGGCTTACATCAGTTTTTATTCCCAGTGACTTatttgtcttcttgtctttttaacggaattcaaatgtgtttatgcCGTCTTAACCTTTTGAGTAATGATGTGGAAGCTTATCTCGTGGCATGCTCTTATGTTCCTGTATTTGTCATTTCCGTGCAATTGGCAGGTCAATAATGTGAATCATTTGCATTGTGCATATTAGGCTAtgaattattatgattattattaccaGGTTTTTACAGTGCGTGGTTGTCTACAAATCATTGTTACTGATCAATGTGTGGATTTTTGGGTTTCCTGCTTTTAGGCTACAATCTTTATAAAGATGATAATCgtttttcaaatgaatttaAATTACTGCGAGgaagtgtgcgtgtgggtgACATAATATGCACAGCATACACACTATTATTTGGCTTTGTATTGATGGCATATTACAGCTTTGTGTTATTACAGCTAAAGAACTGTAGATGGGCTTGCTTGACATATTCTACCTTTCAAGAGTACATATgctaatgaatgaatgaattcattATTAAGTATGAAAGAAGAGCTTTTGAGCCCATTTGAGATTTGAAATGCTTCCTCCTAAGTCTACAACACTGACACATGCTATCGTTCTGCTCTCGCAGGAGTGACCCCTGCTGTATTAAAGGCCCATTACACTGTTCAAACACAGAGCATTAGAATAAGTTGTTCTTGAAAACAAGCAAAAGTTATGTTAAAATCCAGCGTGTcacttcttctctgtctttgtgcaTCGCTGTATATCTTAGCCACCTGTTGCTCAACCATTGGCAGGAATGTGTACTCCATCGTGCTGCCAGAGGTCTAAAACAGGGAAGCTTTAAGTATTATCCAGAAGTTTGAATCTAAGTATGACTGATATGAATGAATGACCTCAGAATTAGTAGTATTGCGTTATAGTGGACATTCTTTTGTTTGGAACTCTTGTCTTATGAAATcttctcactttctccttctGTCGTCCACCGCCAGGTACTTCAGCAGCAGGAGTGCAAACTGCTGTATCCCCGGAAAGAAGGCCAGAAGCCAGAAAACAAGAGTAAAAACAGATACAAGAATATCCTCCCCTGTGAGTAACCTGCCATTTCCTGTCTCTCCAACTTCCTGTGGAAAGAATGACACAAAGATGCAACAGACAACGTAGAGGCCTCAGCAGTGTGTGAAGATGTCGCTTTGATAGCTCTCAGCCTATCAATCGACATTAGTTTTGACACTGTGTGATCTCAGGACACGTAGACGCTCTGTTGTGCAATAACAACagtttgactttttgttttctttcagtcgACACGACTCGAGTAGAACTCAGGGAAGCAGATCCAGATGTTCCTGTTTCAGACTACATCAATGCCAACTACATCAGAGTGAGTCTGCTCAGCAGTGGAATAGGCCAGTTATCTATTTAACTGCAGATTATAGAAAGACAGCAGTGATGCAAAATGTTCAGCAAACACAGCATAGTTCCCCTTAACATAAAATAATTGTGGATGGTTTAATaccaatgtttatttatatatcctactgttaaacaaacctttttttaatttttttattttaattggtgAATATGTTCATCAAGAAGTGAAACTATTAGAAACTCAGTATATTTTAAACTTCATTATCAGTTCACATTGTGTTCTTACATTTTCTGTGTGAACATGaatctcttgtctctgtctctgtgtaatTGTCCGTGCTGTACAGAGTATGCATGAAGAGGGGCGCCACGTGGATGAGGGCAAAGTCTTCATCGCCACCCAAGGGTGCCTACAGAATACGGTCGTTGACTTCTGGAAGATGGTGTATCAGGAGAATACGCACGTCATCGTCATGACCACCAAGGAGGTGGAGCGAGGGCGGGTGAGCGAAGGGCACTAAACgtactgcaaacacacagcagtagAGTTCTGGCCTGTGAAATACTATGATTAAATATACCTTAATGTTGTACTAGAGaggctgttttttgtttctctcctttcaGCTGATTGCTGTTGATTTGCTTTTAGTGATGGAGATCTATGAACTCTGTGAGGGGAGGCTTTAGGTTTTGTAATGAGAGCATGAGCGAAACACTCCACATCTACAACACGTAATGTTAAAAATCCACTTCACTAGTCAAGTGTAAATAATCTAGAAGTTTCCTTAACAACCAGATTGGCTAACGGTACAAATCCTACAAGAACAAGAGGTTATAATTCGTACTCGGACACAAAAAGTCCCAATTCTTTTCATTTAAAGACGCAGTATCAGGTTCTGCTGTCGACCTTTACAAATCTGCATTACTCTAAATGCTTGTCAACCATTTTGATCCTGTATTCTCATTTGAAAGACAGCACTTGATGGCATTAGCTGATTCTCAGAGAGCGgggtgaaagtgtgtgtgtgtgcgtgtgtgtgtataaagtgtgggGGTGGGGAGGGAAACGGCTGACAAGGATAGTATGACAGTTAAGCTGATTGAAAAGCTGCTTGAGATCAGCTGGTTCTTTCGATTGTCTAATACCCGccaccctccctctcccctctccttcttcctctctctgattTAGAACAAATGTGTGCGTTACTGGCCCGACCTCCTCTGCACTAAGGAGTTTGGGAAGGTGCTGGTGAGGAACGTGGACGAGCGGCCAGCACAAGACTACATCCTGAGGAAGCTGGAGGTGACCCGTCTGGACCGGGTAGGGAAAACTGTGTACTCAATCAGAGTTGACCCACTGACCTGGGGTCAGATTattttaccacacacacacacacacaatcctacAGCACGCTTACAGGAGGATCGACTGCATGGCTCAGATAGTAGAAGTCTCTGGTTGCTGTAACCCTTTACACTGGTCTGAAGCATCAGTTCCTCGGCATGAGTTCACTGTAAGGAATTAGACACAATTCTCATTTCTCATGAAGCACATTCCAGCAGTCACGGCTACTTGTTAGTACTGGTGTAATTGCAATGTTACTTCAACAACAGTCACAGCAACAAAACCTGCATGTGACTTCAGAGAGGATCCCTCCGTTACAGTTCAGCAAGTCAGAGGCAAGACGAAGACGGCAAAACTCCGTCTTCGTCTTGGTTCCTGACTGTGACTTGAATTGGCTGAATGGAACTGCTGAAGCATCATATTAGCTTCGGATGAACTTTGGAAACCATGCTTGGAAATGagtattttttcattttgaccACTGTTTCTTACAGTCAGCTTTAGAATGAACACTGCAGAGTGTGgcgaggaaggaggaggaagacatgTTACATGACCAAAGTCAACTTAATACTGCAACCGTGATGAGAAATGTTTTGATCACTTCGTCTCATCATCTCGTTTTAATGTAGAAGGAGCCTCTGAGGTACATCTGGCACTACCAGTACCTGAGCTGGCCGGACCACGGGGTGCCCAATGAGCCCTGCGGTGTCCTCTGGTTCCTCGAGGAGGTCAACCGCACCCAGAGTACCATTCCAGACACTGGACCCATTGTCGTCCACTGCAGGTACAAAGAGTTTGGGGTGGTCGGGCCATAAGGACACGTGTGTTGGGTCAGGTAGAGATAGAGGTGATCTGCCAACAGCCGATATAAACAGATGTGTGGAAATTAGGATTTCATGAAATATTGTTTCAATTGGCCACTTGGGCGCGCTATAATTAGGGTTTTCCATTCTTATTGGCAGTAAGTCTTCACCTAACTAGCACCATCAGAAGTAATTATAAAGGCATGTTATCAATGGTACAAACAAACtcttacttttacttaagtaatagtATATTGGCAAAAGCAGAGCTTTATCTAACAGTTACTAAAAGTAAATGCAGTATCAAGTGGCGACACCAAGTAACTGTTAGATAAAGCTCTGCTTCTTCCACTATACTATTACTCCATATGCTTTCTTTTTTCCATTGATCTGTTTTAGTTACGAAGGATGCCAGCGTGACACGAATACTAAATAAACTGCAGAAACGTTTTGGCATAGCACAAATCTGTTCAGCTTTTTTGTGTATTTAGTTTATTCTCAAAACACAAGGAACATATTAATACTCCATTTAGacttcctcaaatgtcaaaTAGCGCCTTACGGTATTAACATCTCAAGGAGTAGatccaaaataaatgtttaaaatgcaggAGTAGTGCGGTTAAAGGAGCTTTTATTGACTCTAATTAGAGCTGGTTTCTAAAAGACGACAATGGTGTTGTGTTCAGGGGGGAAGATTGGGGTTGAGCCGTGTTCTATCTCTCAAATACATCCCTGGAACTTCCAAACCCTCACCAACGTATAATTGACCAATGCGGGAAATTCTGTTTTAAGCACATAGAGGGGGGATTATTATTCGTAGTAGAGTAGATACATCTGTGAAACCACATTTTGTACAAAACTGTggcagaatgtttttattttaattactggATGGATATTTTAGGattctttgtatttgtgttgatATGTATTTTACAGCAGACAAGCTGACTACCACTCTCAAACATGTTAGCAAATGAATGTTGCAATAGATGTGTCCATGCAGTACGCTTTTGTGTATTTCACCAtactaaccccccccccccacccaacaTGAACAACAAACATGATGACACattgacagaaaacaaatctgACTTATGAACTTTGCTGATAAATGTTGTTCTTGTGAGGAGGACAACACTGAGTTGTTCTGAGTTCTCCAGGAGATCTAACAGCATTGTATATgtgacacaacaacacattccAGTGTATCGCTGTTGCTAAATGAAAACCTATCATTTAGAACCTTGGACTTTCATCTTCTGTTGTCATGTATGGGTTGAGAACACGTTTGATGCTTATGTAACACTTTTCACAACTGTCTGCATAAAATCAAATATGCTCTCAGATGTAAGTACATCTATTTTTCACCTTGACATTGACGCTTGTTCCCTTCAAGTGTAACTCCACTGTGATTTCACTCTGTTGTCCCCGCAGTGCAGGCATCGGCAGGACGGGCACCATCATCGTTGTCGACATCCTTATTGACGTTATCAACCGCCAAGGTGGGAAGATCTCATATGACGTTGACACACTGCACTTTTTAATTCAAATCTTTATACTCTGCTCACTACTGGATGTGTTCGCACACGTTTGCATGTTTTAGGTCTAGATTGTGACATCGACATCCCGAAGACCATCCAGAGGGTTCGGCAGCAGAGGTCGGGCATGGTGCAGACTGAAGCCCAGTATAAGTTCATCTACATGGCCGTGCAGCAGTACATAGACACGGCTCAGAAGAgactggaggaggagcaggtaCTCCACTACACAAGAAGTCAAACTTACAGCGGACACAAATACATCAAATGACACTTTTTTTGACACAGTGAAGAAGGCTTTGAAATATTATGTAAGATGTGTTTGAGTTCCCAAGGCCAGTGCCGGGTGTTGTGTTGACAGCTCGAGCACTGAAGTAAACATCAGTATGGTGCAGCGCTCCCTCAGCAACTTTCAGAAGAGCTGTTCCACTGCAGAATGTGGATGCCATCTGTACGGCGGCGTATCAGGGCCATTGTAGctataaaaaaatagaaaatggtgatgttttcttttcttaagaacCACATCTCTTCGCTTTGCAAGACCAAAGTAAATCTCAGAAATTCagagtttatttaatttacatctGGGACGATGTCAAGTTTTATTCAGGTCAGTTTGTGAGAGCGTTGTCCTGTGAACTGAATCCTCTGAATGTCCTCTTGTCATGTTGTCACTTTTCAGAGGAATAAGCTGAAGGAGAGGGAATATTCCAATATCAAATATCCCCAGATGACCAACTCAAGGTCCAAACCCAACATGGCATCTTCGCGCTCTTCTTCTGTGTAAGTGTAACGCATCACACATGCTGGCAAAGTGGAAATGTGCATGATTGTTAAACGTCAGTTCGCAGAACATGAagcagaaaatgtgttaaaagtAGTTGATTTGTGAATATTTCTGCTCTGTGTTATTTGTAGGATGACAAACGATGATTCGTCGAGTGTGTACGAGAACATCAACTTTAAAAGCCCTCAGACGTCTTTCAGCAGTAACACCAGGAGGTAAAAGCATCGTCGACCTCCACATCGCTCTGCCTCCCTGTGAGTACTTCAGGAATTACACTTTGTTGGCTTCCCACTGTGTGCTGTATTAAAATACTTCCAGCCTCTTGTgtttaaaacaattgttttgtgaacaacaaagtgaaaaaaTCTGTCCGAGCATCGTCCCGCGTGCtggagaaatgtttttactgcagCACTGTGCAGTGTCGTGTTGTTGGTGTGTTCTTTGGATGTATCTTTTGTTGGATGATGATTCAGCAATGATTTAGATCACTTAAGGGTTCCCTCTGAAGTATTAGACCTTTAGTGCTATGGTGCTGTTTTATATGAGTGGGTTCCCATTTAGTTTATCTTGTGGATGCACCAGCACGTGCTGGTGAGGcgattcttttcttttttttgtttaaaagctCCACAGCAGAAGGTGCTGTTAAAGCTTTGACTGGTTGATTCAAAAGGAAGAGTTCAGTTTCTTCTTTTGAATGGTTTATTTTTATGGTTCAAATTATAGAGCGGCCAGGAGCGGCTGAGCTCCCTGAAAAGAAAAACCTGAGCCCCCCTTAAAGGAACACAAGAAGCCATTTAGGTTCACATTATAATCACCCTGAATTCTCCCAGACTCATTGTTTGCTCTCTCATAGTAAGTAATAAAGCAGACGGGGAGCAGAGTAAAGTGAGTGAGTCATGGCTTCGGTTTGGGGTCATCAGCACAAAACATATACTGATAATCACCAGTGTATAACACATATTAAATCAATTTTGCATATTGTATTCAGCCCATTTATGTGCTAAAATACTCAAATTTCCTCACCATATATATCAGATTTATCCGTTCCTCTTCTGTCCGTCACATTCCCATGAACGCGATTTCTCAGGACGCCTTGAGGGAATGtctaaaatacagtatatctcaaaagtgagtacaccctttagatttttgcaaatattctgttatatcctttcaggggataacattatcctactgaaactttgatataacttaaagtagtcagtgtgctgcttgaataacagtatagatttattgtcctttgaaaattactcagtacacagctgttaatgtctaaacagctggcaacaaaagtgagtacaccccatagtgaacatgtctaaattgtgcccaaagtgtcaatattttgtgtgaccaccattgttatctagcactgctttaaccctcctgggcatggaattcaccagagctgcacaggttgcttctggaatcttcttccactcctccacgacgacatcacggagcgcacggatgttggataccttgcactcctccaccttcctcttgaggatgccccacatgtgctcaattgggtttaggtctggagacatacttggccagtccatcaccttaaccttcagcttcttcagcaaggccgttgtcatcttggaggtgtgtttagggtcattatcatgttggaaaactgccctacggcccagtttccgaagagaggggatcatgctctgctgcaggatgtcacagtatatattggaattcatgtgtccctcaatgaaatgcagctccccagtgccggcagcactcatgcagccccagaccatgatgctgccaccaccatgcttgactgtaggcaaaacacatttgtcttggtactcctcaccagggtgccgccacacacgccggacaccatctgacccaaacaggtttattttggtctcatcagaccacaggacatggttccagtaactcatgttcttggattcattgtcttcagcaaactgtttgcgggctttcttatgcatcggtttcagaaggggcttctgtctggggcgacggccatacaaaccgatttgatgcagtgtgcggcgtatggtctgggcactgacaggctgacatcccacttctgcaacctctgcagcaatgctggaagcactcgcacgtctatttttggaaaccaacctctggatatgacgctgagcacgtggactcaacttctttggtcgaccctggcgaggcctgttccgagtggaacctgtcctggaaaaccgctgtatgatcttagccactgtgctgcaactcattttcatggtgttggcaatcttcttatagccaaggccatctttgtgaagcgcaataatcctttttttcagccgctcagagagttccttgccatgaggtgccatgttgtccagcattcagagagaattgtgcccaaaacaccaaatttaacagccctgcttatcatttacacctgaatccttgtaacactaacgagtcacatgacaccagggcgggaaaacaacatcattgggcacaattaggacatgttcactatggggtgtactcacttttgttgccagctgtttagacattaacagctgtgtactgagtaattttcaaaggacaataaatctatactgttattcaagcagcacactgactactttaagttatatcaaagtttcagtaggataatgttatcccctgaaaggatataacagaatatttgcaaaaatctaaagggtgtactcacttttgagatatactgtacattcggcacaaacatccacttggCCTCGAGGATGAtctgattagaatttggtggtcaaaggtcaaagtaaCTTTCATTTCGCTTGGTTGTTATTATTCAGCCTTTAGCCCATTAGATCTCTGAGCCTCTGAAAAAGACGTTTGCTTTTGTTTAAGGCAAATCTTCTCAGCGTGGAACATTTCTCTGGCCGTTAGCTCTCTGTTGTAGAGACAGATAAATCATCCAGCCCAacaattataaatatttgtgttcCAGAAAAATTAACTTAAACATCTGCCGTTACTGTTCTCTGTAAAAGATATTATAAAGGCAATCAAGGTTGTTGAGTTTCTGACTGATTGAAAGCATTTCCAATCATTGcactaaaacaattaaaaatccAAACCCACACGGACCCACTATAATGAGTAAATGCTGAGTTAATGCTGCTTTGAGCTGCATATCATGAATTACATCAGGTCCTGCTGCTCATGATTCAAAGTGACACCAGCCATTAACTCCacttgtctgcctgtctgtttgtgtttgcttcAGTTTCAGCGGAGGTGTCGCTTCATCAGCGCCTGAAAACCCCTCTTGGGGTGGAGGGAGAGTGTTGCTCTGACTAACCCCACATCAGTGGACCCTGCCTGGGCTGCAGGTGGCGAGCTGACcccctctctcctgctggaCCGAGTCAAACCTTACCCTCCATAGAGAGGATGACTCCACAGCATAATGCTCTCGCTCAGGGCCCTTGTCCCTCTAccctgtctttctccctccacccctccagcctcttcctctcttaACCAGCGCAAGTGCCTTGACACAGGATGTGTCTGTAATCTAACCTCCCCAAAACCTGCTGTTACATCTCTACTTTTACTACTTCTCCATATTCTGGAAATCCAAGTTGACGTGTGAAAGTTTTTCCCTGGGATGACTGACATTAAACATGGAGTGTGCCCCAGCCTGAACTGTCCAGAACTGTCCAGAACTGTACGGGACCCGAGAAGAGGTCAAAGCTAAGCCGTTTGTCTGCTCGTTGCCAGAAATCACTGTTTCGCTATCCCTCTTTCTCCAGCTGTGCTGCCTTTCATTTGAACTCCAACGTAAGACTCTTTCTGCGGCATTCTGTCTCTCCAGCTGTAGTGGTGTTTAATGTGGCCGCTGAGTGATAGCAGGGACCGTTACGTAACCTGCTACAGGCCCCTGAGACGCAGGTAAAGGGCAAGCAAGCCCTCTCCTCCAAAACGTTTTGACATAATAATttcaggtgtaaataataattaaaagatgTGACGGATTGTCAAAGTGTTAAAGagttgtacagtgtgtacatgtgtacatgtatctCCTGCAAATCAGCTGTTTTGTACTTTACCCGTCACCTCATGGCCTCCAGCTGGTCCCACTTTGAGTTCAAACTCATttcatcaaaatgtttttttctgtccttTCATTATTCATCAGCCTGTTTTCATGATTCTTTGGTGTTTGTGTTGATACTGTGGCTATCATGGTTGTATAACGTATGagatttaaaaagtataaatgtataaaggaGCATTACAGTGGAAGAGATCATGTCTAAGCACACTTGTCCCAGCAGCATCCCCAGTGCTAAGTTTGATTTACTGTTAGAGTGTAACAGTAGTCCACATCTGACAGGAAACAGGTGGGGAGGATTCCTGAATGGCTGTTTGGAGTTGAGCTTGGCTGACCGCCGTCTCTCAGCTTTGGTTTGACTGTCTGTCCTCGTTAATCAGCAGGTCTGATGCCGTTCAACATCTGTGGGAGGAGATGGTCACAAGGAGACGAGGGAAAGGGGACGATTACAGTGCGGGCCAGATGGCCATCTGCCTGAGATTGAAGAATAGATTTGTCTCCGAAAAGTAATTTAGAAGATGGACGTAATCCAGGCTTGATGATAGTGCTGCGAGTAAGCCGACGTCATTGATGCGATAACGAAGACGGTGGTGCCGTGGAGCACTGAGCCCTCTGCACTGTCTGGCAGATTGTTTGCTATTTTTAGCCTCCAGGATCAGCACCAAAGTATGCCCCTCAAATACGAGTGCAGATCTGACCTAGCTTGTTTAAAACGTAACGACTTAATCATCCTGAAGTCCTTAAAAAACTCACAATAGGAAGATAACGTGTGTTCagccttttcttttaatttaaagtattaaaataaaccATGAACGAGCGGCACCTGTTGGTGTTTGTGCTCAGACCATTCCTCTTTCTGCACCAGCAGAAATGTTCCACTCAGCAGGTCGAGGACACTCGCAGCATGATTTGTCTTCTTCACTCATAAATTGGCcagtttctgctgctgcagctcgtgattcttattttttttttcatttaaaatacagtatgtaatgAAAATGAACTGGAGTAAAAGTACTCCGTCGTTGCACTGTAATAAACTGTCATTTGATACTGTCGACCTTGTGCGGGTtattaaaatacagtaataGTATAACCTGCAGCAGCCACATCGTCCTGTGTGACTTCTGACTTCTAAAGGCTTGAAATAGCAAAGAGTCGTTTTAATAAGGTCTCAGCTGAAACCTTTGTCCGTCTACTGTTCTTCCCATATAAATTGCTGCGAATGTATTTTAATGGGTGATTTCTTTAGTGAATAAAAGCTATGTGTTATGAACTGTGTGGCATTGATGCCCTGTGTCAGTGAAGGCCTGTGTCTAGAAATATACTGCACCACTTCATGTACTTCAGTTGAATTTGGACGATGAAGACGTTTGAattcttctgtttctttctcccttttctcccttttcccttCTGAACTGTGATCTTTGTCTGACGAATGACAGAGTACTCTTGTGggttttgtttctgtgtctctgaacCATCTTGCGCTGTGGATCATTTAAatttttgttgtatttcacTTTGCCTCTATGGGtcaaactttttttctttttatgataTGGTGAAACATCAATACTTGAAAGTGTGAAACTGCTGAATCTTTGGCCTCCGGCTGTGTGTGGATGTCTATTGGCTGTGGAAGTATTGTTGGTAGTGCACTAgacttttcagtgtttttttgtttgtttttcttgtttcatttcaaattgtATTTCTAATTGACTGTTTTATCCACTCTTGCATTTTGTATTGTGTctgaattgttattattactattattattattattattattattattggtgtaATTTCACCATTGATAAGTACATTTTGGGTTGAACTAGCATACATGCAGGTATGCAGTAGTAACACGGTATTTTCTTTCTGCTTGTCCTCTTACATTTACTTGAACATGatgtctttttgtttgattCCTCGTTCCTGTCGGCGGCAGTATGCCTGAAGTGAGTGGTGGTGTACGGAGTGCTCCCGTGTTGTTCAGTGGAGGCTCTTCCCCCTTTTCCCCTCTTCTTGCACTGGCTCTGCCCAGACGCCTTTTTGCTGTATAGGCTACAACATGCTGATGCAATGAGCGGCCAGAAATGGCATCAAAATGGCTTATTGTCATATAGTTTTAATAAAAATCTATGATGGCACTATATTACGTTACACGTGGATTCTGCTTAGTTTctgtttgcttttcattttctaCCTCGGGGAAGGAGATGACAAATACAATTTTGGGGAAAAGGGTTCCTGTGCTGCTCTGTTGCCTCTTCACGTGGAGAAGAGCTCTACTGCATGGGCTGACAGCATTGCTCAATGAACACGAGTtaactaatattaatattgaaaaGCAAAGCAGGAAATACACTCCAGAAAAACAGCAATTTAAACGGTAATGAC
This window of the Cottoperca gobio chromosome 7, fCotGob3.1, whole genome shotgun sequence genome carries:
- the ptpn11b gene encoding tyrosine-protein phosphatase non-receptor type 11b isoform X1, which encodes MTSRRWFHPNITGIEAEQLLLTRGVHGSFLARPSKSNPGDFTLSVRRNDEVTHIKIQNQGDYYDLYGGEKFATLAELVQYYTEQQDLLRERNGHVIELKYPLNCKDPTSERWYHGHLSGRDAEKLLTDKGKAGSFLVRESQSKPGDFVLSVLTNEEKHENVDRKTKVTHVMIRFQQDGKYDVGGGERFDTLADLVDHYKKNPMVEKSGIVVHLKQPFNATRINAANIENRVRELNKVADNSEKPKQGFWEEFEVLQQQECKLLYPRKEGQKPENKSKNRYKNILPFDTTRVELREADPDVPVSDYINANYIRSMHEEGRHVDEGKVFIATQGCLQNTVVDFWKMVYQENTHVIVMTTKEVERGRNKCVRYWPDLLCTKEFGKVLVRNVDERPAQDYILRKLEVTRLDRKEPLRYIWHYQYLSWPDHGVPNEPCGVLWFLEEVNRTQSTIPDTGPIVVHCSAGIGRTGTIIVVDILIDVINRQGLDCDIDIPKTIQRVRQQRSGMVQTEAQYKFIYMAVQQYIDTAQKRLEEEQRNKLKEREYSNIKYPQMTNSRSKPNMASSRSSSVMTNDDSSSVYENINFKSPQTSFSSNTRR
- the ptpn11b gene encoding tyrosine-protein phosphatase non-receptor type 11b isoform X2; amino-acid sequence: MTSRRWFHPNITGIEAEQLLLTRGVHGSFLARPSKSNPGDFTLSVRRNDEVTHIKIQNQGDYYDLYGGEKFATLAELVQYYTEQQDLLRERNGHVIELKYPLNCKDPTSERWYHGHLSGRDAEKLLTDKGKAGSFLVRESQSKPGDFVLSVLTNEEKHENVDRKTKVTHVMIRFQDGKYDVGGGERFDTLADLVDHYKKNPMVEKSGIVVHLKQPFNATRINAANIENRVRELNKVADNSEKPKQGFWEEFEVLQQQECKLLYPRKEGQKPENKSKNRYKNILPFDTTRVELREADPDVPVSDYINANYIRSMHEEGRHVDEGKVFIATQGCLQNTVVDFWKMVYQENTHVIVMTTKEVERGRNKCVRYWPDLLCTKEFGKVLVRNVDERPAQDYILRKLEVTRLDRKEPLRYIWHYQYLSWPDHGVPNEPCGVLWFLEEVNRTQSTIPDTGPIVVHCSAGIGRTGTIIVVDILIDVINRQGLDCDIDIPKTIQRVRQQRSGMVQTEAQYKFIYMAVQQYIDTAQKRLEEEQRNKLKEREYSNIKYPQMTNSRSKPNMASSRSSSVMTNDDSSSVYENINFKSPQTSFSSNTRR